GCAGGCAAGGCCGGCCGGCCCTGCACCGACGACGGCAATGCGCCGGGGCGTGGTGGTGGGCGTGTAGACCAGCTCGGTTTCGTGGGCCGCGCGCGGATTGACCAGGCAGGTGGCCAGCTTGTTCTCGAACACATGATCCAGGCAGGCCTGGTTGCAGGCGATGCACGTATTGATGGTATGCGATTGCCCGGCGCGGGCCTTGTTGGTCCACTGCGGGTCGGCCAGCAACGGCCGCGCCAGCGACACCATGTCCGCCGCGCCGTCGGCGAGGATGCGCTCGGCCACCTCCGGCATGTTGATGCGGTTGCTCGCCACCACCGGAATGCGCAGGTGCGGTTTGAGTTTGGCGGTCACGCTGGCGAATGCGGCGCGCGGTACCGAGGTGGCAATGGTCGGGATGCGCGCCTCATGCCAGCCGATGCCGGAATTGATGATGGTGGCGCCAGCTGCCTCGATCGCCTGGGCCTGGGCCAGGATGTCCTGCCACTGGTTGCCGTCTTCGACCAGATCCACCAGCGACAGCCGGTAGATGATGATGAAGTCCGGTCCGCAGGCCTCGCGGATGCGGCGCACGATCTCCACCGCAAAGCGCATCCGCCTGGCCGCATCGCCGCCCCAGGCATCGCTGCGTTTGTTGGTGCGTGCCGCGGTGAATTCGTTGATCAGATAGCCTTCCGAACCCATCACCTCCACGCCGTCGTAGCCGGCCTCGCGCGCCAGCCGCGCCGACCGCGCATAGGCGGCGATCTGGCGGTCCACCGCCGCTGCAGACAGGGCGCGCGGGGTGAACGGATTGATTGGCGCCTGCAACCTGGACGGTGCCACCGACAGCGGGTGATAGGCGTAGCGCCCGGCATGCAGCAGCTGCAGGCAGATCTTGGCGCCATGCTTGTGCACGGCACGGGTGACCTGGCGGTGCGGGCGCACTTCCCAGGGCCACGACAGCTTGCCGCCGAACGGCTTGAGCCAGCCCACCACATTCGGGGAGAACCCGCCGGTGACGATCAGGCCAACCCCGCCGGCCGCGCGCTCGGCGAAATACGCCGCCAGCTTGGGGAAGTCGCGTGCGCGGTCTTCCAGCCCGGTATGCATCGATCCCATCAGGACGCGGTTGCGCAGTTGGGTGAAGCCCAGATCGAGCGGCGTGAACAGGTGCGGGAAGGGCGAGGGCGAAGGGCCGGTGGCGGGCGACATGATATGGATACGCTGGCGTACGGAGTGCGCACGATGCAGGCAAACGGGCGTGGCGGCAAGTCCCGGGCGTCCGGGCCCGGGTTGCCGGCTGCGGCGCAGTTGCTGGAAGGCCGGGCGGGTACCTCCTGCCGTGTCAGGGTGTGCGCGGTGCCGCGCCTGTTTTCTGCGTCCGGATGCGTCTGTCCCTGACGCCCGTGGCGTGCGAAGGACAAGTCCCTGCGTCTTTTTTCCTGTTTCGCTTGAGACGCGTGGCAGCGACGTTGTCAGACAGGCGACGACATGGCGCTTGCGGCGGCTACCAGCCGGCCAACGTCAGCTTGCCGATGGTGCTGCCGCTTTCCAGCCGTCGGTGCGCTTCACGCAAGGTGCCGGCATTGATCGGCGACAGCGTTTCGGTATGTGTCGTGCGCAGCTCACCTGCGTCGATCAGGCTCGCCGCACGGTTGAGGATGCGATGCTGTTCCACGATGTCGTCGGTGGCGTAACGCGAGCGGGCGAACATCAGCTCCCAATGGATGCCGATGCACTTGGACTTGTACGGGTCGCCGATCGCCAACGGGCCGCGCGGCTCGACGATCAGGCCGACATGCCCTTGCGGCGCCAGGATCTCGCCCAGCGGTTGCCAGTAGCGATCGGTGTCGGCCAGGTTCAGTGCCGCTTCCACGTTGTGCAGGCCCAGCGCCTGCAGCTGCGGGTGAAGCGGTTGATGATGATCGATCACATGCTGGGCGCCCATCTGTCGCACCCACTCGATGCTTTCCGGTCGCGATGCGGTGGCGATCACCGTGAACCCGGCATGCCGCGCCAGCTGGATCGCGATCGAGCCAACTCCACCGGCGCCGCCGATGATCAGCAGATGCCGGCCGCGGTTGCGTGCGCCATCAAAGGCGAACGGCATGCGCTGGAACAGCAGCTCCCACGCGGTGAGTGTGGTCAATGGCAGCGCAGCGGCCTGCGCAAAGCTCAGCGAGGTGGGTTTGCAGCCGGCGATGCGCGCATCCACCAGTTGGTACTGCGCGTTGCTGCCCGGCCGGCTGATGTCGCCGGCGTAATAGACCTCATCGCCCACCGCAAACGCGGTGACGTCCGGACCCACTGCCTCGATCACGCCGGCGGCGTCGTAGCCCAGGATCTTGGGTGCGTCCAGGGTCTGCGGCTTGGGCGCACGTACCTTGGTGTCGACCGGATTCACCGAGATTGCTTCCACTCGTACCAACAGGTCATACCCCGACGGCGATACGGGAGCCGGAAGCTCCATGTCAAGTAACGAGGCCGGGTCGTCGATCGGGAGATAACGTGCGAAGGCGACAGCTTTCATCGGAACGCTCCTGGTGGGGAGTTCAGGGTGCGTTGTGACGCAAGTTGGCTGCAACCACCGACCCCACAATTCAGCTCGGACCGGGTCTGGCGTTCACCAATGTGGTTTCTGCGGCGCTCAGCAAGGTCAAAACAGGCGTAGGTGTCATCGTCCTCACCGGGATTAATTCGGCTCCCGTTCATATCAGATGGTCGGTAAAAGTGGGCAACCGGTCCTTTTCTTCATGAAGCTGTATACGTAGTATTGGCTGGGGTTTGCAGCCCTGGCGATTGCTTTCACATGTTATATGACCGTTAACGCGATCTTCACTGAGGCCGGCTTAATCTGCGCCCCGATGGCTCTGGATGTGACGAGCATCTTTACCAAGAACAACGCCTCTATCGGTTTTATCTCCCAAAGAAGGAGCTGTATAAATGAACAAGAAAATTCTCACTGCCGCGTTGCTCGGCGGTCTGGCAGTTGCCCAGGCTGCGTCCGCGCAGGAGTTCGATGACCGTTGGTACCTGACCGGTAGCGCTGGCTTCAACTTCCAGGACAGCGATCGCCTGACCAATGATGCTCCGTTCGTCACCCTGGGCTTGGGCAAGTTCGTCAGCCCGAACTGGTCGATCGACGGTGAACTGAACTACCAGAACCCGAACTTCGACGCCAACCAGGATCAGAACTGGAGCCAGTACGGCATCTCGTTCGACCTGCGTCGCCACTTCATCCAGGAAGGCCGCGGCTGGAACCCGTACCTGCTGTTCGGCCTGGGCTACCAGCGCTCGGAAGAAGAGTTCGACGCCACCCCGAACCCGGTGTCGCCGGGCCAGCAGAAGGACGGCAACTTTGCCGCCAAGGCTGGTGTGGGTCTGCAGACCACCTTCGACAAGCGCGTCGCCGTGCGTGCCGAGTTGGCCTACCGCGCCGACTTCAACGACCAGAGCGTTGCTGCTCCGCAGGAAGACTGGTTTGGCGACGTGCTGGCTTCGGTCGGCGTCGTGATCCCGCTGGGACCGGCTCCGTCGACCGCGCCGCCGCCGGCTCCGGCTCCGGTTGCTCCGAGCTGCGCCGACCTGGATGACGACGGCGACGGCGTCAACAACTGCGACGACAAGTGCCCGAACTCCCAGCCTGGCCAGACCATCGGTCCGGACGGCTGCCCGGTGCCTGTGTCGATCGACCTGAAGGGCGTGAACTTCGACTTCAACAAGTCGACCCTGCGTCCGGATGCCGTGTCGATCCTGAGCGAAGCGACCGAGATCCTGAAGCGTTACCCCGATCTGAAGGTCGAGGTTGCCGGTCACACCGACTCGAAGGGTACCGACGCGTACAACCAGAAGCTGTCCGAGCGTCGTGCGACCACCGTGTACGACTACCTGACCAAGAACGGCGTCGATGCGTCGCGTCTGGTCGGCCCGATCGGCTACGGCGAGAGCCGCCCGATCGCTCCGAACGCCAACCCGGATGGTTCCGACAATCCGGAAGGCCGTGCGAAGAACCGTCGTACCGAGCTGAACGTCCAGAACTAATCGGACCGCCAGCTTGTTTCATACAAAACCCGGCCTTGCGCCGGGTTTTGTCTATGTGTGCTCCGAAAGTCCGCTAATTCCTCCGCGTACAGGCTGCAATGCTGTCTGTGTTGCCCTCCCGGCACGGTTCCTGTTGAAACAGCGTTCATCGCTGCCTACACTCGCCGCGTCGACACCACACTCTTACTGGAAGAACCAACGATGCTGCGTACCGCTACGGCAGGACTGCTCTGTCTCGCTCTGATTCCCGCCGCCTACGCCGCTCCGAACTGCGCCGGCAGCACGGTGTCCCAGCCACTGCCGTTGCCCGCCACCGTGATTGCGCCGGCGGCCGCCGAGTTCTACACCCGTAGCGTGCAGCTGGGCATGCCCACCGGCGTGCTGGCACAGCCTTACACCACCGAACAGTCGGTGGACCGCGTGTTGCTGCGTCTGCGCGTGGAAGGCTGCCAGGATCTGGCCAAGGTCATTCCGCCGGGCGGCACCGTCAATCCGAACGATCCGGTCGCCTACAAGGCCACCACCGCGTTCGACAACACGCCGTGGCGCTTCGACATGAGCCAGAACGGCAAGCGCATGACGGCCGAAGAATTCGACGCCTGGATGAAGGCGCGCGGCGTGCGCGTGGTCAAGGCGCGTCCAGCCCCCGGTGCGGCTCCTGCTGCAGCGGCGCCGGCAGCCGACGCCAAGCCGGTCGAGAACAAGTAATCCACGCGGTCGGGACGACATGACCCGGCGGCTTCCGCCGGCGACGTCCCGGCCTCGCACGCGTGGCCCGGCACCGCCGGCGCGCGCCGCGCGTGCGTCCACCACCGCACAGGGCAACTCCGCGCCGCGACATGGGCTGGCGCGGGTGCTGTCCAAGCTGGGCGTGTGCTCGCGGACCGAGGCGGCCCGCTGGATCGCCGATGGGCGGGTCAGCGTCGATGGACGGGTGATCCGCGACCCTGAATTCCCGATCCGCACCGATCAACCGGCGGCCGTCACCATCGACGGCCAACCCCTGGCTGGACCTTCGCGGATCTATGTGATGCTCAACAAGCCGCGCGGCGTGGTTACCACGGTGCGCGACGAGCAGGGCAGGGACACCGTGTACCGCTGTTTCGATGGTGCGGGCCTGCCATGGATCGCGCCGGTCGGGCGCCTGGACAAGGCCAGCGAAGGTCTGCTGCTGTTCAGTAACGATCCGCAATGGGCGGCGGCGGTGACCGATCCCGCCAGCGGGCCGGACAAGACCTATCATGTGCAGATCGATTGCCACCCGAACGCCGGGCAGCTGGCGCAGCTGCAGATCGGTGTGATCGATCCCGACCCCGACGGTGATGGCGGATTGCTGCGTGCAAAACAGGCGCGCCTGCTGCGCGAGGGTGAGCGCAATGCCTGGTTGGAAATCGTGCTGGACGAAGGCCGCAACCGGCAGATCCGCCGATTGCTCGCGGCCGTGGACATCGGCGTGCTGCGGCTGGTGCGCGTGGCGATCGGGCCGCTGGCGATCGGCGCGCTGGGCACAGGCGCCTGGCGGATGCTCAGTGCGGCGGAAGTCCTGGCGCTGACGCCGGGTCGCGCCAGCGCGCCAGGCGCGCGCTGAGCAAGGCACTCACCACGTCCACCGCGCGTGCGTCGCCGGCACCGTTGGCGTCATGGCGCCGTCCCTTGGCGTGATTGCAGCCTGCACAGGCCAGCGCCAGATTGCGCGCATCGTTGGGCGCATTGCCCACCAGCATGCACAGGTCGGCTGCGGCGCGGCGCCCGAACCAGGCCTGCGGTACCACGTGTTCCAGCGTGGTGTGCCCCAGTGGTTCGCCGTCGGTGCCGATGTGCAGGCGGCGACGGCAATGCAGGCAGCGGGTTTCCCAGCTGCCGTCCAGCAACCGGGCCTGGGCATCGGTCTGCGCCGCGAGCAGGAGCCGTTGGCGCAGCACTGTCCGCATGCTCAGGCCTTGATGACGTCCAGTTCGCGGCCGATCTTGATGAAGGCGTCGATCGCCTGATCCAGCTGCGCGCGGGTATGCGCGGCGCTGATCTGGGTACGGATGCGGGCCTGGCCCTTGGGCACCACCGGGAAGAAGAAGCCAATCGCGTAGATGCCTTCTTCCAGCAGGCGCTCGGCGAACGTCTGCGCCAGCGGTGCGTCGTAGAGCATTACCGGGCTGATCGGGTGCACGCCGGGCTTGAGGTCGAAGCCGGCGGCGGTCATGCGTTCGCGGAAGTAGCGGGTGTTTTCCACCAGTTGCGTGCGCAGCTCGCCCGCGGCATCCAGCATTTCGAAGGCCTTGATGCCGGCAGCCACCACGTGCGGCGGCAATGAATTGGAGAACAGGTAGGGGCGCGAACGCTGGCGCAGCAACTCGATCACTTCGCGCTTTGCGGTGGTGAAGCCGCCGAGTGCGCCGCCCATGGCCTTGCCCAGGGTGCCGGTGAAGATGTCGATCTGGTCCAGGACGCCCTTGACCTCGGCCGAGCCGCGACCGGTGGCGCCCAGGAAGCCGGTGGCATGGCATTCGTCGATATGCACCAGTGCGTTGTACTTGCGGGCCAGGGCAGCGATCTCGTCCAGGGGGGCGATGAAGCCGTCCATCGAGAACACGCCGTCGCTGGTGATCAGCTTGGTCTTGCAGCCGGCCGCATCGGCAGCCTGCAGCTGCGCCTCCAGGTCGGCCATGTCGCAGTTGGCGTAGCGGAAGCGCTTGGCCTTGCACAGGCGCACGCCGTCGATGATGGAGGCGTGGTTCAGCGCATCGGAAATGATCGCATCGTGCTCGCCGAGCAGTGGTTCGAACAGGCCGCCGTTGGCGTCGAAGCAGGCGGCATAAAGGATGGTGTCCTCGGTGCCGAAGAACTCGGCGATGGTGCGCTCGAGCTGCTTGTGCAGGTCTTGGGTGCCGCAGATGAAGCGCACCGACGCCATGCCGAAGCCGTGGCTGTCCAGCGCATCCTTGGCGGCCTGGATGATGTCCGGGTGGTCGGCCAGGCCCAGATAGTTGTTGGCGCAGAAGTTCAGCACGCTGCGGCCAGCGGCCAGCGTGATCCGTGCCGACTGCGGGCCGGTGATGATGCGCTCGGACTTGAACAGGCCCTGGGACTGGATGGCATCCAGCTCGGCGGCGTAGTGGGAGGTGAGCGCGGCAGGCGGACGGGTCATGGCGGTCGCAGTGGCAAGGAAGAAGCGCAATCTTAACGATCACCATGGCATACCACTACGTCATGCAAAATCGGCATAAGCAACGGCGTGGATGTCATTTCACCGCCCGCGTGACGCTGCGCAGCATGGCATGCTTGCTGTTCAGCTGTGCCCCCCGGCCAGGAGATCGTTGTGACACACCCCCGCTTCCGCCTCGTTTCCCTCGTATGCATCTTGCTGGCCCTGGCCGGCCCAGCAGGCGCTCGCGACATCGGTTTGCTCAATGTGAGCTACGACCCCACCCGCGAGTTCTACCGCGATTTCAACACCGCATTCGCGGCGCAGTGGAAGCAGCAGCACCCGCAGGACACGGTCACGGTGGAGACCTCGCACGGCGGGTCCGGCAAGCAGGCGCGCGCGGTCATCGACGGCATCGAGGCGGACGTGGTGACCCTGGCGCTGGCCTACGACGTGGATGCGATCGCGCAGAAGGCCAAGCTGATCGACAGCGATTGGGAAAAGCGGCTGCCGGACAACAGCGCGCCGTATACCTCCACCATCGTGTTCCTGGTGCGCAAGGGCAACCCGAAGAACATCAAGGACTGGCCTGACCTGCTGCGTTCGGGTGTGGCGGTGGTGACGCCCAACCCCAAGACCTCCGGCGGCGCGCGCTGGAATTATCTGGCCGCCTGGGCGTATGCGGACCACATCTTCAAGGGCGACCGCGAGCGCATCCTGCGCTACATGCAGGCGCTGTTCCGCAACGTGCCGGTGCTCGACACCGGTGCGCGCGGTGCGACCACCACCTTCGTCCAGCGTGGTATCGGCGACGTCCTGCTGGCCTGGGAGAACGAGGCGCTGCTGGCGCGCGAGGAACTGGGCAAGGACAAGTTCGAGATCGTGGTGCCGAAGCTGTCGATCCTGGCCGAGCCATCGGTGGCGCTGGTGGACAGGAACGTCGACAAGCATGGCACCCGTGAGGTGGCCGACGCCTATCTGCGCTACCTGTATGCGCCGGAAGGGCAGAAGCTGGCGGCCAGGCATTTCTATCGCCCGCGCCATCCGGAGTTTGCCGATCCGGTGGACCTGGCCCGTTTCCCGGACATCAAGCTGGTGACGATCCAGCAGGCGTTCGGGTCCTGGGACAAGGCACAGCAGGAACACTTCGCCGACGGCGGCCTGTTCGACCAGATCCAGGCCAAGAAGTAGGCATGCAGACCTCGGTTGCACCCCACCCGGTGGCGCCAGCGCGCCGCCGCCGCGTGATGCCGGGGCTGGGCCTGAGTCTGGGCATCACCCTGACCTGGCTCGGCCTGATCGTGCTGATTCCGTTGCTGGGCATCTTCATCAAGACCAGCGGCTTGGGTTGGGAAGGGTTGTGGAAGGTCTGGAGCGAACCGCGCGCGCTGGCGGCGTTGCGGCTCAGCTTCGGCACCGCCCTGGCGGCAGGCGCGTTCAATGCGCTGATGGGCACCTGGGTGGCCTGGGTGTTCGTGCGTTACCGGTTTCCCGGCAAGCGCTTCTTCGACGCGGTGATCGACCTGCCGTTCGCGCTGCCCACCGCAGTGGCCGGTATCGCGCTGACTGCGTTGTATGGCGGCAACGGCTGGATCGGGCGCTGGCTGGAGGCGGCCGGTATCAAGGTGGCCTATACCCAGCTCGGCATCGTGATCGCGCTGGTGTTCGTTGGCCTGCCATTCGTGGTGCGGGTGGTGCAGCCGGTGCTGGCCGAAAGCGATCGTGAAATGGAGGCTGCGGCCGCCACGCTGGGCGCCTCGCGCTGGCAGACGGTCTGGCGGGTGGTGTTGCCGGGGCTGTGGCCGGCGGTGCTGACGGGGTTTGCGCTGGCCTTCGCACGCGGGGTGGGAGAGTACGGGTCGGTGATCTTCATTGCCGGCAACCTGCCCAATTCCACCGAAATCGCGCCGCTGCTGATCACCATCCGGCTGGAAGAGTTCGACTATGCCGGCGCCACCGCGATCGCCGCGGCGATGCTGTTGCTGTCGCTGGTGATCCTGCTGGTGGTCAACACGTTGCAGGCACGCCTGTTGCGCTATCAACGGAGGCCAGCATGACCGATGCTGTTTCCTCGTTGCCCTCGATGCTGCAGACCCGTGCGATGACCGAGCAGGCGCGCCGCATCACCGATTCGGCCACCAACGAGCCGCGCTGGGTGCAGGGGCTGATGATCCTGGGTGCACTGGGATTTCTGCTGGCGTTCTTGTTGCTGCCGCTGGTGCTGGTCTTCGCCGAAGCATTGCGCGGCGGCGGGGAGACCTTCCTGCGCGCGGTGGTCGACCCGGATGCGCTGTCGGCGATCAAGCTGACGCTGCTGGTGACGGCCGTCGTGCTGCCGTTGAACCTGGTATTCGGCGTGGCCGCTGCCTGGGCGGTGAGCAAGCACCAGTTCCGCGGCAAGCGCCTGCTGGTCAGCCTGATCGACCTGCCGTTTTCGGTGTCGCCGGTGGTGGCGGGGCTGATCTTCGTGCTGATCTTCGGCCGCAATGGCTGGGCCTGGCCATTGATCGACGAAGGCTGGCATGTGCAGCTGCCGGCGCTGGGCGACTTCGTGATTCAGCTGCCACGGATCGTGTTTGCGTTGCCTGGCATCGTGCTGGCCACCACGTTCGTGACATTTCCCTTCATCGCACGCGAACTGATGCCACTGATGGAGCAGCAGGGCAGCGACGAGGAATTGGCCGCGCTGAGCCTGGGCGCCAATGGCTGGCAGATGTTCTGGCGAGTGACTGTCCCCAATATCCGCTGGGGCCTGCTGTACGGCGTGCTGTTGTGCGCGGCGCGGGCGATGGGCGAGTTCGGCGCGGTGTCGGTGGTGTCCGGGCATATCCGCGGGCGTACCAATACGCTGCCGCTGCACGTGGAGATTCTCTACAACGAATACGCCTACAGCGCCGCATTCGCCTGCGCCTCGCTGCTGGCATTGACCGCGCTGCTGACGCTGGCGCTGAAGACGTACCTGGAATGGCGGCACGGCGATTCGCTGGCCGCCAATCACCGCCACTGAGGTCACCATGGGCATCCGTATCCACCGTCTGCGCAAGCAGTTCGAGAGTTTTACCGCGCTGGACGACATCAGTCTGGACGTGCGCCAAGGCGAGCTGCTGGCGCTGCTGGGGCCGTCCGGCTCGGGCAAGACCACCTTGTTGCGGATCATGGCCGGGCTGGAGCATGCCGATGGTGGGCAGGTGCTGTTCGGCGAGGAGGACGCCACCCGCATGAGCGTGCAGTCGCGCCGGGTCGGCTTCGTATTCCAGCATTACGCGCTGTTCAAGCACATGGACGTGTTCGAGAACATTGCGTTCGGGCTGCGCGTGCGGCGCGGCGACGAGCGCTGGGCCGAAGCGCGCATCCGTGCGCGGGTGGAAGAGCTGCTGGCGCTGGTGCAGCTGCAGGGACTGGAGCAGCGTTATCCTACCCAGTTGTCCGGCGGCCAGCGGCAGCGCGTGGCGCTGGCGCGGGCGCTGGCGATCGAACCGCGCGTGCTGTTGCTGGATGAACCCTTCGGCGCGCTGGATGCGCAGGTGCGCCGCGACCTGCGGCGCTGGCTGCGTGAGTTGCACGAGCGCACTGGCCTGACCACGGTGTTCGTGACCCATGACCAGGAGGAAGCGCTGGAGCTGGCTGACCGGGTTGCCATCCTCAACCGCGGTCGCATCGAACAGCTCGACACCCCGGCGGTGATCTACGACACGCCGGCCTCGCCGTTCGTGTATTCCTTCGTAGGGGCAGTGAACCGTATTCCCGGCGTGCTGGAGCAGGGGCAGATCCAGGTGGCAGGTCATGCCTTGCCGGCAGCCAATGCCGCACTGGCCGCCGGCCCGGTGGAAGTCTACGTGCGGCCCGAGGACCTGGTGCCCGATGATGACGCCGGCTGGCCGGCCACCGTGGCCTGGTCGCAGCGCAGCGGCCCACGGCTGCGGCTGCGCGCCACGCTGCAGCCGGCAGGCAACGAGGTGGAAGTGGAGCTGCCGGCCTCGGCCGGCAATTTCCAGCCCGGCCAGCAGCTGCGACTGACCGCACGCCATTACGGGGTGTTTCCGGCCTGAGGATCCGCCGCCGAGGCGTTTCACTCGGGCGCGATGGACGTGCCCGGGAATTGCTGAGGGAACCCGCGGTTTGCCGTGCCCTTGAATGCGGTGTCCCAGGACCGACCGGCAAGCGACCGGCGCTAGCCGCGTTGCAAGCGGAGCAGTGGAGTGGTTCGCGAACGGCACGTCTCCAGCGGCCTGCCCGACACTTCCAATACGGATTCCAGACTCCCATGTCCTTGGCTTCCGAATCTGGCTTCCGACTCTGATTCCCGATTCCCGATTCCCGATTCCCGATTCCCCAACATCAAGATTCCGCAGCCGCGGTCGATGACAGGCATACCCGATCGGCGCATCGCCAGGCGAAGGATGTGCGCTGGATCAAGCGAGCGCGACTTTTATGTTGCGCTGCAACGACAGTTCGACTAAGAATTCATTGCAGCTCTCGCTTCGCGCCATCCGACCGCCCATCGCTCCAGGAGAAGCCCCCCATGAAGCCGTCCTCGCTCGCTTGTTGTCTGTCGTTGCTGTTGTTCGGCGTGGTGCCGCTGGCACAGGCGCAAGACGAAGACGCGCCCGCGCCGCCGCTCAGCGGCACGTTTGCGCTGACCAGTGATTACCTGTTCCGCGGCATCTCGCAGACCAACGAAGAACCTGCGTTCCAGGCGGGCCTGACCTACAAGCTGCCCTACGGCTTTTATGTCGGGACCTGGGGTTCCAATGTCGATTTCGGCGCGGGCGATCCGGACTGGGAAGTGGACGGTTTTGCCGGCTACAACACCGACCTGAGTGCGAATTTCAATTTCGACGTGATGGTGAACCGCTATCACTATCTCGGTGCCGGTGCGTCCAACTACGCCGAGCTGATCACCAAGACTACGTTCCTGAAGACCTATAGCCTGACCCTGGCGTACACCAACGATCTGTACGGCAGCGACACCGATGGCTATTACTACGCACTGGATGCCAATTGGGCGTTGCCGCACAACTTCACCATCGGCGCGCATGCCGGGCACAGCATCTACACCTCGGCGCTGAGCCAGATCGATCACGACTACAACGATTTCGGCGTCAACGTGGGCAAGACCTTCGGTCCACTTGGCCTGAGCGTGGGCTATTACGACACCAGCGAAGCGGCCGAATTCGGCTTCGGGCGGCAGAATTCGCAGAACCATCTGGTGGCGACGGCAACGGTCACCTGGCCATGAGTGCGATTGGCTGAAGCGACTCTCGCACCTTCCTCGCGTTGCCGTGCGTAGCGAAGCGTTGCGCGCAGCATCTTCGGTTCCTGCATCCAGGTGACGTCAGGAAATGGAAATACAAAAGGCGCCTCGCGGCGCCTTTTGCGTATCGGCAGGATCAGCCGATCAGTTCCAGCTCAATACGACCTTGCCGGCCTTGCCTTCTTCCATCAGGTCGAAGCCCTTCTGGAAATCGTCGATCGGCAGCTGATGGGTCAGCACCTTCTGCAACGGGAAGCCCGACAGCACCAGCTGGGTCATCTTGTACCAGGTCTCATACATCTTGCGGCCGTAGATGCCTTGCACGGTAAGACCCTTGAAGATGATCCTGTCCCAGTCGCAGCCGGCACCGCGCGGCATGATGCCAAGCATGGCGATCTTGCCGCCGTGGTACATGCAATCGAGCATGTCGTTGAACGCGCGCGGGTT
The window above is part of the Xanthomonas cassavae CFBP 4642 genome. Proteins encoded here:
- a CDS encoding TorF family putative porin; this translates as MKPSSLACCLSLLLFGVVPLAQAQDEDAPAPPLSGTFALTSDYLFRGISQTNEEPAFQAGLTYKLPYGFYVGTWGSNVDFGAGDPDWEVDGFAGYNTDLSANFNFDVMVNRYHYLGAGASNYAELITKTTFLKTYSLTLAYTNDLYGSDTDGYYYALDANWALPHNFTIGAHAGHSIYTSALSQIDHDYNDFGVNVGKTFGPLGLSVGYYDTSEAAEFGFGRQNSQNHLVATATVTWP
- a CDS encoding sulfate/molybdate ABC transporter ATP-binding protein, with translation MGIRIHRLRKQFESFTALDDISLDVRQGELLALLGPSGSGKTTLLRIMAGLEHADGGQVLFGEEDATRMSVQSRRVGFVFQHYALFKHMDVFENIAFGLRVRRGDERWAEARIRARVEELLALVQLQGLEQRYPTQLSGGQRQRVALARALAIEPRVLLLDEPFGALDAQVRRDLRRWLRELHERTGLTTVFVTHDQEEALELADRVAILNRGRIEQLDTPAVIYDTPASPFVYSFVGAVNRIPGVLEQGQIQVAGHALPAANAALAAGPVEVYVRPEDLVPDDDAGWPATVAWSQRSGPRLRLRATLQPAGNEVEVELPASAGNFQPGQQLRLTARHYGVFPA